A stretch of Candidatus Sphingomonas phytovorans DNA encodes these proteins:
- a CDS encoding hemolysin family protein, whose product MPEGDSSTGTAPRTDTAGSQEGSLWRSFRALIFGDPGDESLRAQLEEAIDAHEDDPEPDAAGDLSPLERQMVRNLLHFGERDAGDVGVPRADIIAVEEKTSFDALVRLFAEAGHSRLPVYRGKLDTIIGMIHLKDVFNILATGAEHPATLDGLIREPLYVPMSRGALDLLADMRQKRVHLAIVLDEYFGTEGLVTIEDLIEEIVGDIEDEHDDAPEALIVPLDGGAWEADARAELEDVGEMVDPRLAEVDGDIDTIGGLAAVLAGHVPHAGECIHHDSGWTIEVIEAEPTRVERVRLHPPARRAEPEGS is encoded by the coding sequence ATGCCCGAAGGCGACAGTAGCACCGGTACCGCACCCAGAACGGACACGGCCGGCTCCCAGGAAGGCAGCTTATGGCGCTCCTTCCGAGCCCTGATCTTCGGTGACCCTGGCGACGAATCGCTCCGCGCCCAGCTTGAGGAAGCGATCGACGCGCATGAGGACGATCCCGAGCCGGACGCGGCCGGCGACCTTTCCCCGCTCGAACGCCAGATGGTGCGCAACCTGCTGCATTTCGGCGAGCGCGACGCGGGCGATGTCGGCGTGCCGCGGGCCGACATCATCGCGGTCGAGGAGAAGACCAGCTTCGACGCCCTGGTGAGGCTGTTCGCGGAAGCGGGGCACAGCCGCCTGCCGGTGTATCGGGGCAAGCTCGACACGATCATCGGCATGATCCACCTGAAGGACGTGTTCAACATCCTGGCGACCGGCGCCGAGCATCCAGCGACGCTCGACGGGCTGATCCGCGAGCCGCTGTACGTGCCGATGTCGCGCGGCGCGCTCGACCTGCTGGCTGACATGCGGCAAAAGCGGGTGCATCTCGCCATCGTGCTCGACGAGTATTTCGGGACCGAGGGGCTCGTCACGATCGAGGACCTGATCGAGGAGATCGTCGGCGACATCGAGGACGAGCATGACGACGCGCCCGAGGCGCTGATCGTCCCGCTCGACGGCGGTGCCTGGGAAGCCGATGCGCGCGCCGAACTTGAGGATGTCGGCGAGATGGTCGATCCGCGGCTTGCCGAGGTCGACGGCGATATCGACACGATCGGCGGCCTGGCCGCGGTGCTCGCAGGCCATGTGCCCCATGCGGGCGAGTGCATCCACCATGACAGCGGCTGGACGATCGAGGTGATCGAGGCCGAGCCGACCCGGGTCGAGCGGGTGCGGCTGCACCCGCCGGCGAGGAGGGCCGAGCCCGAGGGGAGCTGA
- a CDS encoding malonic semialdehyde reductase, giving the protein MSEKLSDAALDTIFRVARTYNGYTDEPVTEAELHAIWDLMKWGPTSANQLPARLVWCVSDESKARLAACASAQNAPKILAAPVTVILGMDTNFHEHLPDLFPHNQTAKSWFDGNSELRAASAMRNSSLQGAYFIIAARALGLDTGPMSGFDNGKVDSAFFADTPAVHSNFISTLGHGDPSTIFDRLPRPEFERFNTIA; this is encoded by the coding sequence ATGAGCGAGAAGCTGTCCGACGCGGCGCTCGACACGATCTTTCGCGTCGCGCGCACCTATAACGGCTATACCGACGAACCCGTCACCGAGGCCGAACTGCACGCGATCTGGGACCTGATGAAATGGGGCCCTACCTCAGCCAACCAGCTGCCCGCCCGGCTGGTCTGGTGCGTGAGCGACGAGTCCAAGGCCAGGCTCGCCGCTTGCGCCAGCGCGCAGAACGCGCCGAAGATCCTCGCAGCGCCGGTGACGGTGATCCTCGGCATGGACACCAATTTCCACGAGCATCTGCCTGATCTGTTCCCCCACAACCAGACGGCCAAGAGCTGGTTCGACGGCAACAGCGAGCTTCGGGCAGCCTCGGCCATGCGCAACTCGAGCCTGCAGGGCGCCTATTTCATCATTGCGGCACGTGCGCTGGGCCTGGATACTGGGCCGATGTCGGGCTTCGACAACGGCAAGGTGGACTCAGCCTTCTTTGCTGATACGCCTGCCGTCCATTCCAACTTCATCTCGACGCTGGGGCACGGCGACCCTTCGACGATCTTCGATCGGCTGCCGCGGCCGGAGTTCGAACGGTTCAACACGATTGCCTGA
- a CDS encoding NifU family protein, with amino-acid sequence MLIETETTPNPATIKFLPGRMVMEAGTRDFATPEEAESSPLAEALFGLGDVTGVFFGRDFISVTAAPGVAWEGLKPDVLGLLLDHFSANMPLFRPGNAGGIAVPAAEEMFAEDPEDADIIVQIKDLIETRIRPAVANDGGDIVYRGFDKGKVYLQMQGACSGCPSSSATLKNGIEQLLKYYVPEVTEVRAI; translated from the coding sequence ATGCTGATCGAGACCGAGACGACGCCGAACCCGGCGACCATCAAATTCCTCCCGGGCCGGATGGTCATGGAGGCGGGCACCCGCGATTTCGCGACGCCGGAAGAAGCCGAATCCTCACCGCTGGCAGAGGCGCTGTTCGGACTGGGCGACGTGACCGGCGTGTTCTTCGGACGCGACTTCATCTCCGTCACCGCAGCGCCGGGCGTCGCCTGGGAAGGGCTGAAGCCGGATGTGCTCGGGCTGCTGCTCGATCACTTCAGCGCGAACATGCCGCTGTTCCGCCCGGGCAATGCCGGCGGCATCGCGGTTCCCGCCGCAGAGGAAATGTTCGCCGAAGATCCGGAGGACGCCGATATCATCGTACAGATCAAGGACCTGATCGAGACGCGCATCCGTCCTGCTGTGGCGAATGACGGCGGCGATATCGTCTATCGCGGCTTCGACAAGGGCAAGGTCTACCTCCAGATGCAGGGCGCCTGCTCCGGCTGCCCCTCCTCCAGCGCGACATTGAAGAACGGGATTGAGCAGCTGCTCAAATATTACGTTCCCGAGGTCACCGAGGTGCGCGCGATCTGA
- a CDS encoding DUF1501 domain-containing protein, translating to MIDRRTLLKTAAIAAPLVLAGRAFAAPQAGGARMLVVFLRGAYDAANIIAPTGSDFYATARPTLALKKPDPANPDAALPLDADWSLHPALKDSILPLWQKKQIAFVPFAGTDDMSRSHFETQDTIELGQPISGTRNYQSGFMARLAGAIGTDKPIAFTDQMPLIFRGGSRAIPNVALNGIGKPAIDQRQAKLIEAMYKGQHLGASDLGGSVAQGFSVRDTVYKSISEEMMAANRGAVSPKGFELSARRIGRLMRDQFNLAFVDVGGWDTHVNQGGAQGYLAGRIGELGRGLAGFADEIGPDAWASTVVLVVSEFGRTFRENGDKGTDHGHGSVYWVMGGGVAGGRIVGPQVKIAAETLNQNRDLPVLTDYRALTGGLLARHYGLEARRLQMVFPGTAPVDLKLV from the coding sequence ATGATCGACCGTCGCACCCTGCTCAAGACCGCAGCGATCGCCGCGCCCCTGGTGCTGGCCGGCCGCGCCTTTGCCGCCCCCCAGGCCGGCGGCGCGCGCATGCTGGTCGTGTTCCTGCGCGGCGCCTATGACGCAGCCAACATCATCGCGCCGACCGGCAGCGATTTCTACGCGACAGCGCGACCGACCCTGGCGCTGAAGAAGCCCGATCCGGCCAATCCCGACGCCGCATTGCCACTCGATGCCGACTGGAGCCTGCATCCCGCACTGAAGGATTCGATCCTGCCCCTGTGGCAGAAGAAGCAGATCGCGTTCGTGCCCTTTGCCGGCACCGACGATATGAGCCGAAGCCATTTCGAGACTCAGGACACGATCGAGCTGGGCCAGCCGATCAGCGGCACGCGCAACTATCAATCGGGCTTCATGGCACGTCTGGCCGGGGCAATCGGGACAGACAAGCCGATCGCCTTCACCGACCAGATGCCGCTGATCTTCCGCGGCGGCAGCCGCGCCATCCCCAATGTCGCGCTGAACGGTATCGGCAAGCCGGCGATCGACCAGCGCCAGGCGAAACTGATCGAGGCGATGTACAAGGGCCAGCATCTCGGCGCGAGCGATCTGGGCGGATCGGTCGCGCAGGGCTTCAGCGTGCGGGATACCGTCTACAAGTCGATTTCCGAGGAGATGATGGCGGCCAATCGCGGTGCGGTGAGCCCAAAGGGTTTCGAGCTTTCCGCGCGACGGATCGGGCGACTGATGCGCGACCAGTTCAACCTCGCCTTTGTCGATGTCGGCGGGTGGGATACGCATGTGAACCAGGGTGGCGCGCAGGGCTATCTGGCCGGGCGGATCGGCGAGCTAGGGCGTGGGCTGGCCGGCTTCGCCGACGAGATCGGGCCCGACGCCTGGGCAAGCACGGTCGTGCTCGTCGTCTCCGAATTCGGGCGGACCTTCCGCGAGAATGGTGACAAGGGCACCGACCACGGGCATGGCAGCGTCTATTGGGTAATGGGCGGCGGTGTGGCCGGCGGGCGTATCGTCGGGCCGCAGGTGAAGATCGCCGCTGAAACGCTCAACCAGAACCGCGACCTGCCGGTACTGACTGACTATCGCGCGCTGACCGGCGGACTGCTCGCCCGGCATTACGGGCTTGAGGCGCGGCGGCTGCAGATGGTCTTCCCGGGCACCGCGCCCGTCGACCTCAAGCTTGTCTGA
- the tsaB gene encoding tRNA (adenosine(37)-N6)-threonylcarbamoyltransferase complex dimerization subunit type 1 TsaB, whose translation MPETARTLVIETATAACSVALIEDGGVIAARHEVVGRGHAERLVPMIAELPEGGRAPRILVDCGPGSFTGVRVGIAAARGLALGWGAEAFGYSSMAIVAAGGLALNPDWPNLAVVLEGGHGEVFMQAFDAQLAPVSALASLKPEAALALLQGRPGIGNGVRFLKALDDTAALTEALPSAADAVLLPKPLATLPPRPIYGRAPDAKPLAPAQ comes from the coding sequence TTGCCTGAAACGGCCCGGACCCTCGTCATCGAAACGGCCACCGCCGCCTGCTCGGTCGCACTGATCGAGGATGGGGGGGTAATTGCCGCGCGTCACGAGGTAGTCGGTCGCGGGCATGCCGAACGGCTGGTGCCGATGATCGCCGAACTGCCCGAAGGCGGCCGGGCACCGCGCATCCTGGTCGATTGCGGGCCGGGCAGTTTCACCGGCGTCCGCGTGGGGATTGCCGCCGCGCGCGGACTCGCCCTCGGCTGGGGTGCCGAGGCATTCGGCTATTCCTCGATGGCCATTGTCGCGGCGGGTGGTTTAGCGCTGAATCCGGACTGGCCGAACCTTGCCGTGGTGCTTGAAGGCGGGCATGGCGAGGTCTTCATGCAGGCCTTCGACGCTCAGCTCGCGCCCGTCTCCGCGCTCGCCTCGCTCAAGCCCGAGGCGGCGCTCGCCCTGCTGCAAGGGCGCCCCGGGATCGGCAATGGCGTGCGATTCCTCAAAGCCCTGGACGACACGGCAGCACTCACCGAAGCGCTGCCCAGCGCCGCCGACGCGGTACTGCTACCAAAGCCCCTTGCCACCTTGCCGCCCCGCCCGATCTACGGCCGGGCGCCCGACGCGAAGCCCCTCGCGCCGGCTCAATGA
- the ybeY gene encoding rRNA maturation RNase YbeY codes for MLETALSIESPWPESTDWEALALRAATAAMERTPHGEMLTATALIEISVRLTTDEEVQTLNAQYRHKDKPTNVLSFPMVQPDLLDTIDQNSDDGEVLLGDIVLAHGVCLREAAERNIAIEDHATHLIVHGTLHLLGYDHMEDREAEAMESIETDALASLGLHDPYLIRED; via the coding sequence ATGCTTGAAACCGCCCTCTCGATCGAATCGCCCTGGCCGGAGAGCACCGACTGGGAGGCGCTCGCGCTGCGTGCCGCCACGGCAGCGATGGAGCGTACGCCGCACGGCGAAATGCTCACCGCCACGGCACTGATCGAAATCTCGGTCCGGCTGACCACCGATGAGGAAGTGCAGACGCTCAACGCGCAGTACCGCCACAAGGACAAGCCGACCAACGTGCTGAGCTTCCCGATGGTGCAGCCCGACCTGCTCGACACGATCGACCAGAATTCGGACGATGGCGAGGTGCTGCTCGGCGATATCGTGCTGGCGCATGGCGTCTGCCTGCGCGAGGCGGCCGAGCGGAATATCGCGATAGAGGATCATGCGACGCACCTGATCGTGCATGGCACGCTGCATTTACTCGGCTATGATCATATGGAAGATCGTGAGGCCGAGGCGATGGAGAGTATCGAAACCGATGCGCTGGCGTCGCTGGGCCTGCATGACCCTTATCTGATACGCGAGGACTGA
- a CDS encoding DUF2147 domain-containing protein, with translation MSITMVLAAALAASPAPADQQSIAIGRWKTETRGGIVEIQRCGASICGRIISSDALRANPALADGRNTNVALRNRPLRGLQILSGFTPGPDGTWVDGTIYNAEDGKTYNARVTPAGANQLKLRGCVFVPLCKTQTWTRVN, from the coding sequence ATGTCGATCACGATGGTTCTGGCAGCGGCGCTGGCCGCATCACCAGCCCCTGCGGACCAGCAGAGCATCGCCATCGGACGGTGGAAGACGGAGACGCGGGGCGGCATCGTGGAGATCCAGCGCTGCGGCGCATCCATCTGCGGGCGTATCATCAGCTCAGATGCGCTGCGGGCCAACCCGGCGCTGGCGGACGGCAGGAACACCAATGTCGCCCTACGCAACCGGCCATTGCGCGGGCTGCAGATCCTCAGCGGCTTCACTCCCGGTCCCGACGGCACCTGGGTCGACGGCACGATCTACAATGCCGAGGACGGCAAGACCTACAATGCGCGCGTGACCCCGGCCGGTGCAAACCAACTCAAGTTGCGCGGCTGCGTGTTCGTTCCCCTTTGCAAGACGCAGACCTGGACCCGCGTCAACTGA
- a CDS encoding lysophospholipid acyltransferase family protein gives MSDADRRRAEAAAGNPAPIDALGRARIVLRASGLVLGLLITVPLHYLWRLLRIGSPWPKVFLGWAARFAGARVERVGVPLKRDVFYISNHLSWIDILAIAGQSGTAFVAKEEIRAAPVVGWLSVLNRTVFVKRENRMGVAEQINQLREALAENWSVTVFPEGTTTDGKSLLPFKTSMLRVLEPPPPGVLVQPVLLDYGAMGEEVGWIGVESGVDNAKRLLSRRGSFRMRVHFLDPFDPHDFPGRKAIAAESRRRIEEALVKTLGHPLRPFAYDVGPVRYEAPAPSRDGEDLPPQSPGPIAPPS, from the coding sequence ATGAGCGACGCCGACCGACGACGCGCCGAGGCAGCCGCCGGTAATCCGGCGCCGATAGACGCACTCGGCCGGGCCCGGATCGTGCTGCGCGCCTCGGGGCTTGTACTCGGCCTGCTCATCACCGTTCCGCTCCATTATCTGTGGCGGCTGCTCCGTATCGGATCGCCCTGGCCCAAGGTCTTTCTCGGCTGGGCCGCGCGGTTCGCCGGGGCACGGGTCGAACGGGTCGGCGTGCCGCTGAAGCGCGATGTCTTCTACATCTCCAACCATCTGAGCTGGATCGACATCCTGGCGATCGCCGGACAGAGCGGCACCGCCTTCGTCGCCAAGGAGGAAATTCGCGCTGCGCCGGTGGTGGGGTGGCTCTCCGTGCTCAACCGCACCGTCTTCGTGAAGCGCGAGAACCGCATGGGCGTCGCGGAACAGATCAACCAGCTGCGCGAGGCGCTGGCCGAGAACTGGTCGGTGACCGTGTTCCCTGAAGGGACGACGACCGACGGCAAGTCGCTGCTGCCGTTCAAGACCTCGATGCTCCGCGTGCTCGAGCCACCTCCGCCCGGCGTGCTGGTCCAGCCGGTGCTGCTCGACTACGGCGCGATGGGCGAGGAAGTTGGCTGGATCGGCGTCGAGAGCGGTGTGGACAACGCCAAGCGCCTGCTGTCGCGGCGCGGCTCCTTCAGGATGCGGGTTCATTTCCTGGACCCCTTCGATCCGCACGACTTTCCGGGGCGCAAGGCAATCGCCGCCGAAAGCCGGCGACGGATCGAGGAAGCGCTGGTGAAAACGCTGGGCCACCCGCTCAGGCCGTTCGCCTATGATGTCGGGCCGGTGCGCTACGAGGCGCCCGCTCCTTCCCGGGATGGAGAGGATTTGCCGCCTCAATCGCCTGGACCTATAGCGCCGCCATCATGA
- a CDS encoding Fur family transcriptional regulator has translation MARKIDLEALCNEKGLRITDQRRVIARVLSEAEDHPDVEKVYARASAIDPGISIATVYRTVRLFEEAGILDRHDFGDGRSRYEPAPESHHDHLIDVETGKVIEFVDPELEQLQKAIAERLGFRLVDHRMELYGVALDRKA, from the coding sequence ATGGCACGCAAGATAGACCTCGAGGCCCTGTGCAATGAAAAGGGCCTGCGCATTACCGACCAACGCCGCGTCATCGCGCGCGTTCTCTCCGAGGCCGAGGATCACCCGGACGTAGAGAAAGTCTATGCCCGCGCCTCGGCGATCGACCCGGGCATCTCGATCGCGACCGTGTACCGCACGGTGCGCCTGTTCGAGGAAGCCGGCATCCTCGACCGCCATGATTTCGGCGATGGCCGCTCGCGCTACGAGCCGGCACCTGAGTCGCATCACGACCACCTTATCGACGTCGAGACCGGCAAGGTGATCGAGTTCGTCGATCCCGAGCTCGAACAGTTGCAGAAGGCAATCGCCGAACGGCTTGGCTTCCGCCTCGTCGACCATCGCATGGAGCTTTACGGCGTCGCGCTGGACCGCAAGGCGTAG
- a CDS encoding PhoH family protein, whose amino-acid sequence MSRKPVQAQSGDRSRAEVVFDKPQLMPQLFGEFDQNLLLLENRMGVYITARGNRVGLEGTAEAVAAARDVLQSLYNRIVRGERADAGLVDAVIAMSAEPTLAGIIRADADGAPQVMIRTRKKTIVPRTLAQQHYMRELLNHDIIFALGPAGTGKTYIAVAQAVAQLITGSVQRLILSRPAVEAGEKLGFLPGDMKEKVDPYLRPLYDALNDCLPAEQVERRILSGEIEIAPIAFMRGRTLADAFIILDEAQNTTPAQMKMFLTRFGENSRMVVCGDPKQTDLPGGMAASGLNDAVGRLEGVEGLSICRFGAGDVVRHPIVGRIVEAYEGVDA is encoded by the coding sequence ATGAGCCGCAAGCCTGTCCAAGCCCAGTCCGGTGACCGCAGCCGTGCCGAGGTCGTGTTCGACAAGCCCCAGCTTATGCCGCAGCTCTTCGGCGAGTTCGACCAGAACCTGCTGCTGCTGGAGAACCGGATGGGGGTGTACATCACCGCGCGCGGGAACCGGGTTGGGCTCGAGGGCACGGCCGAAGCGGTCGCGGCGGCGCGCGACGTGCTGCAGAGCCTGTACAACCGGATCGTGCGCGGCGAGCGGGCCGATGCCGGACTGGTCGATGCGGTGATCGCGATGTCGGCCGAGCCGACGCTTGCCGGCATCATCCGCGCCGATGCGGACGGCGCACCGCAGGTGATGATCCGCACGCGCAAGAAGACGATCGTGCCGCGCACCCTGGCGCAGCAGCATTATATGCGCGAGCTGCTCAACCACGACATCATCTTCGCGCTTGGGCCGGCGGGCACGGGCAAGACCTATATCGCGGTGGCGCAGGCGGTGGCGCAGCTGATCACCGGCAGTGTTCAGCGGCTGATCCTGTCGCGGCCCGCGGTGGAGGCGGGCGAGAAGCTTGGCTTCCTGCCCGGCGACATGAAGGAGAAGGTCGATCCCTATCTCCGCCCGCTCTACGACGCGCTGAACGATTGCCTGCCGGCTGAACAGGTCGAGCGGCGCATCCTGTCGGGCGAAATCGAGATCGCGCCGATCGCCTTCATGCGCGGCCGCACGCTGGCCGACGCCTTCATCATCCTGGACGAGGCGCAGAACACCACGCCGGCACAGATGAAGATGTTCCTGACCCGTTTCGGCGAGAACAGCCGCATGGTGGTGTGCGGCGACCCCAAGCAGACGGACCTTCCGGGCGGCATGGCCGCGTCCGGACTTAACGACGCGGTCGGGCGACTTGAGGGCGTCGAGGGCCTGTCGATCTGCCGTTTCGGCGCGGGCGACGTGGTGCGGCACCCGATCGTCGGGCGGATCGTCGAGGCTTATGAGGGCGTCGATGCTTGA
- a CDS encoding MucR family transcriptional regulator codes for MDTQSELQETLITLTADIVAAHVSNNSVAVSDLPVLIANVHGALSGLGGTAPAPEVKQEPAVSVRSSIKPDYIVCLEDGKKLKMLKRHLMTHYQMTPEQYRAKWNLPADYPMVAPNYAEQRRTLAKKIGLGTKRRKTR; via the coding sequence ATGGATACGCAAAGCGAGCTGCAGGAAACCTTGATTACGCTGACCGCTGATATTGTTGCTGCACATGTCAGCAACAATAGCGTGGCCGTTTCGGACCTGCCGGTGCTGATCGCGAACGTGCACGGCGCGCTCTCCGGCCTTGGCGGCACCGCTCCGGCACCGGAAGTGAAGCAGGAACCTGCGGTTTCAGTGCGTTCGTCGATCAAGCCAGACTACATCGTCTGCCTAGAAGACGGCAAGAAGCTGAAGATGCTGAAGCGCCACCTGATGACGCACTATCAGATGACGCCGGAGCAATATCGCGCGAAGTGGAACCTGCCGGCCGACTATCCGATGGTCGCGCCCAACTATGCCGAACAGCGCCGCACCCTGGCGAAGAAGATCGGCCTCGGCACGAAGCGCCGCAAGACGCGCTGA
- a CDS encoding GNAT family N-acetyltransferase produces the protein MSTMLHMIELRSGSVADLALVDQLMQGAFDPRFGEAWTRNQCLGILAMPGVWLTIATLDGEPAGFALSRIVADEAELLLLATLPAMRRRGVAAALLRSVIADAITSGAVTLHLEVREGNDAIKLYRGTGFVKVGERRNYYRGTTGQAFDAFTYRRDLR, from the coding sequence ATGAGTACGATGCTGCATATGATCGAATTGCGTTCCGGCAGCGTTGCCGATCTCGCCCTGGTCGATCAGCTCATGCAGGGGGCGTTCGATCCGCGCTTCGGCGAGGCATGGACTCGCAACCAGTGCCTCGGCATCCTCGCCATGCCGGGCGTATGGCTGACCATCGCGACACTGGACGGGGAGCCCGCCGGCTTCGCGCTGTCGCGCATCGTCGCCGACGAAGCCGAACTGCTGCTGCTCGCGACATTGCCCGCAATGCGACGTCGTGGCGTCGCGGCCGCTTTACTACGTTCCGTCATTGCCGATGCCATAACATCAGGTGCAGTTACTCTTCACCTTGAAGTCCGCGAGGGCAATGATGCGATCAAGCTATATCGCGGTACAGGCTTCGTTAAGGTTGGCGAGCGACGTAACTACTACCGCGGCACCACAGGACAAGCTTTCGATGCCTTTACCTATCGCCGCGACCTTCGCTGA
- the miaB gene encoding tRNA (N6-isopentenyl adenosine(37)-C2)-methylthiotransferase MiaB codes for MKPSPKTFHVKSFGCQMNMYDGDRMSELMAAEGLSATDDASTADLIVLNTCHIRERATEKVYSDIGRLRKHGREPMIAVAGCVAQAEGAEIVRRAKVDIVVGPQAYHNLPELVAKAARGEAALDTDMPVETKFGALPARRRVPPSAFLTVQEGCDKFCTYCVVPYTRGAEVSRPWAAIVDEAKALVDAGAREITLLGQNVNAWTGDDATGRTGGLDALVRELDRIEGLARIRYTTSHPNDMTQGLIEAHRDVAKLMPFLHLPVQAGSDRILKAMNRSHSRDSYLRILDRVRAARPDIALSGDFIVGFPGETEADFAETLSLVDSVGYAQAFSFKYSPRPGTPAADMDDQVPAEVMDERLQRLQAALNRDQEAFNKASVGRRCEILLERKGKLPGQLIGKSPWLQSVHLVSGAAIGDVIEVEIEAAWPNSVSGVEQVRAVA; via the coding sequence ATGAAACCCTCCCCCAAGACCTTTCACGTCAAGTCGTTCGGTTGCCAGATGAATATGTATGACGGCGATCGCATGAGCGAGCTCATGGCCGCCGAAGGGCTGAGCGCGACCGACGATGCCAGCACCGCCGACCTGATCGTGCTCAACACCTGCCACATCCGCGAAAGGGCGACGGAGAAGGTCTATTCGGACATCGGTCGGCTGCGGAAGCACGGCCGCGAGCCGATGATCGCGGTCGCGGGCTGCGTCGCGCAGGCCGAGGGTGCCGAGATCGTGCGGCGCGCGAAAGTGGATATCGTCGTCGGCCCGCAAGCCTATCACAACCTGCCCGAGCTGGTCGCGAAGGCAGCCCGGGGCGAGGCAGCGCTCGACACCGACATGCCGGTAGAGACCAAGTTCGGCGCCCTGCCCGCCCGTCGTCGCGTGCCGCCCTCGGCGTTCCTGACGGTACAGGAAGGCTGCGACAAATTCTGCACCTATTGCGTCGTACCCTATACCCGTGGCGCCGAAGTCAGCCGGCCCTGGGCAGCGATCGTCGATGAAGCGAAGGCGCTGGTCGATGCGGGCGCGCGGGAGATCACGCTGCTCGGGCAGAACGTCAATGCCTGGACCGGCGACGATGCCACGGGCCGCACCGGCGGACTCGATGCACTGGTCCGCGAACTCGACCGGATCGAGGGGCTGGCGCGCATCCGCTACACCACCAGCCATCCCAACGACATGACCCAGGGGTTGATCGAGGCGCACCGCGACGTCGCGAAGCTGATGCCGTTCCTCCATTTGCCGGTACAGGCCGGCAGCGACCGGATCCTCAAGGCGATGAACCGCAGCCACAGCCGCGATTCCTATCTGCGCATCCTCGACCGTGTCCGCGCGGCGCGGCCCGACATCGCCCTGTCGGGCGATTTCATCGTCGGCTTCCCCGGCGAAACCGAGGCCGATTTCGCCGAGACGCTGAGCCTGGTCGATTCGGTCGGCTACGCCCAGGCGTTCAGCTTCAAATACAGCCCCCGCCCGGGCACGCCCGCCGCCGACATGGACGACCAGGTCCCGGCCGAAGTGATGGACGAGCGACTGCAGCGTCTGCAGGCAGCGCTCAACCGCGACCAGGAGGCCTTCAACAAGGCAAGCGTCGGGCGCCGCTGCGAGATATTGCTCGAGCGCAAGGGCAAGCTGCCGGGCCAGCTGATCGGCAAGAGCCCGTGGCTTCAATCGGTGCATCTCGTTTCCGGCGCCGCGATCGGCGACGTGATCGAAGTGGAGATCGAAGCGGCATGGCCGAATTCGGTGTCGGGTGTGGAGCAGGTGCGCGCGGTGGCCTGA